From a single Larus michahellis chromosome 18, bLarMic1.1, whole genome shotgun sequence genomic region:
- the COA3 gene encoding cytochrome c oxidase assembly factor 3 homolog, mitochondrial: MAAPGESGGEAAFARRIDPEREPGLSPEQRQLMAQVERAQRHRALQRRLRGRNTLLALGIGAVAVGIYGYTFYSVSQERFLDELEQEAEAARARARARAESAAT, encoded by the exons ATGGCGGCGCCGGGGGAGTCGGGAGGGGAGGCGGCGTTCGCGCGGCGCATCGACCCTGAGCGGGAGCCGGGACTTAGCCCCGAGCAGCGCCAGCTCATGGCGCAGGTGGAGCGCGCCCAGCGCCATCGCGCTCTGCagcggcggctccgcggccgcAACACGCTGCTGGCGCTCGGCATCGGCGCGGTGGCGGTTGGCATCT ACGGCTACACCTTCTACTCGGTGTCGCAGGAGCGGTTCCTGGATGAGCTGGAgcaggaggcggaggcggcgcggGCGCGGGCACGGGCGCGGGCCGAGAGCGCAGCGACCTGA